One segment of Cutaneotrichosporon cavernicola HIS019 DNA, chromosome: 4 DNA contains the following:
- a CDS encoding uncharacterized protein (Phytanoyl-CoA dioxygenase (PhyH)), with amino-acid sequence MPFNQSQLDEIVHKYHTDGYVIIDGLIPDELYEPLCTAADEVTAKGRAHEWKDVRMVGKQFPPWVEGDDVWGIQNIMHPDLAQPVFAQWYGSDDLLDVSAALMGVTRDDMQFELFNILVNPLEKNYALSWHRDDIKATATAEEEEEELKIKHYSIQWNVALYDDACLTAIPRSHNRVRTSAERKANLEGGEMPGAQTLNLKKGQGVFYNNNIMHVGKYNLAVKRRTLHGCYGCPPAGDTSRARNLLQHGLGYATDPSFKSTLPSTLWPMVDRLNGLQASMEGVEQVYSQDL; translated from the exons ATGCCGTTCAACCAGAGCCAGCTTGACGAGATCGTCCACAAG TACCACACCGACGGGTACGTCATCATTGACGGCCTCATCCCCGACGAGTTGTACGAGCCCCTGTGCACGGCAGCCGATGAGGTGACGGCCAAGGGCCGTGCGCACGAGTGGAAGGACGTGCGCATGGTCGGCAAGCAGTTCCCCCCctgggtcgagggcgacgacgtctgGGGCATCCAGAACATTATGCaccccgacctcgcgcagccCGTCTTTGCCCAGTGGTACGGCAGcgacgacctgctcgaTGTCAGCGCCGCGCTGATGGGTGTGAcgcgcgacgacatgcAGTTTG AGCTCTTCAacatcctcgtcaacccCCTCGAGAAGAACTACGCCCTCTCATGGCACCGTGACGACATCAAGGCGACCGCCacggctgaggaggaggaggaggagctcaagaTCAAGCACTACAGCATCCAGTGGAATGTTGCACTGTACGACGACGCGTGCCTCACCGCCATCCCGCGCAGCCACAACCGCGTGCGCACCTCtgccgagcgcaaggccaacctcgagggcggtgaGATGCCTGGTGCACAGaccctcaacctcaagaAGGGCCAGGGCGTGTTCTacaacaacaacatca tgCACGTCGGCAAGTacaacctcgccgtcaagcGACGCACGCTGCACGGGTGCTACGGCTGCCCCCCGGCCGGCGACACCAGCCGCGCccgcaacctcctccagcACGGTCTCGGGTACGCGACTGACCCGTCGTTCAAGAGCACCCTCCCGAGCACCTTGTGGCCCATGGTTGACCGCCTCAATGGCCTTCAGGCAAGCATGGAGGGTGTTGAGCAGGTGTACAGCCAGGACTTGTAG